From a single Pelodiscus sinensis isolate JC-2024 chromosome 4, ASM4963464v1, whole genome shotgun sequence genomic region:
- the SIX6 gene encoding homeobox protein SIX6: MFQLPILNFSPQQVAGVCETLEESGDIERLGRFLWSLPVAPAACEALNKNESVLRARAIVAFHTGNYRELYHILENHKFTKDSHAKLQALWLEAHYQEAEKLRGRPLGPVDKYRVRKKFPLPRTIWDGEQKTHCFKERTRHLLREWYLQDPYPNPSKKRELAQATGLTPTQVGNWFKNRRQRDRAAAAKNRLQQQVLSQGSVRSLQAEEESAGEPLGTASSPAASLSSKAATSAISITSSDSECDI; the protein is encoded by the exons ATGTTCCAGCTGCCCATCCTCAATTTCAGCCCCCAGCAAGTGGCCGGGGTCTGCGAGACCCTGGAGGAGAGCGGGGACATCGAGCGCCTGGGTCGCTTCCTCTGGTCCCTGCCGGTGGCCCCCGCGGCATGCGAGGCTCTGAACAAGAACGAGTCGGTGCTGAGAGCCCGGGCCATCGTGGCCTTCCACACGGGGAACTACCGGGAGCTCTACCACATCCTGGAGAACCACAAGTTCACCAAGGACTCGCACGCCAAGCTGCAGGCCCTCTGGCTCGAGGCGCACTACCAAGAAGCCGAGAAGCTGCGGGGCCGGCCCCTGGGGCCAGTGGACAAGTACCGGGTCCGGAAGAAGTTCCCCTTGCCCCGCACCATCTGGGACGGGGAGCAGAAGACGCATTGCTTCAAGGAGCGGACGCGGCACTTGCTGCGGGAGTGGTACCTGCAGGACCCGTATCCCAACCCCAGCAAAAAGCGAGAACTGGCCCAGGCCACCGGACTTACCCCTACACAAGTGGGCAACTGGTTCAAAAACCGCAGACAAAGAGACAGGGCAGCCGCCGCGAAGAACAG GCTACAGCAGCAGGTCCTATCCCAAGGCTCGGTGCGCTCGCTGCAGGCCGAGGAGGAGAGCGCAGGGGAGCCGCTGGGGACGGCCTCCAGCCCCGCAGCCAGCCTGTCCAGCAAAGCGgccacctctgccatttccatcaCATCTAGCGACAGTGAATGTGACATCTGA